In the Bicyclus anynana chromosome 6, ilBicAnyn1.1, whole genome shotgun sequence genome, one interval contains:
- the LOC112053635 gene encoding uncharacterized protein LOC112053635 isoform X1 encodes MKIPTSRCLKVSANFSSINITLNARAFKNIDWAMECDRKVFSSNIIRSDNKVQNNLYDLLHIVPVQPLPENTSINTSINDCGFVPKTDKFYVPKKKNGRKVLTVRGIRNSFERDVYSYLLLDLEKQKNVLLRKIRYGSSRDEKTKELAMNMLKTDTPISKSAWQMLMNINPAEHTFSSQYILWNGKSIQINGSKGGKHKFICKYDVGKYKNSSQKKSGSKITNISKRKQLLHHSLSVKFKPGPLTKKKDLDISYQRYHFGEIDLVELPGTGLEIQPSYGKPLPPLVETFINKSFLPTDGFLTQKWAKFAVSVLGKDEKGKGVRQDEDSCVTFDLNYKCFQNRLLMRNDTEFSKISMCNKSASIPQEDLSIISEVRNVMVDVLNAVEINLKQDEMYTGEEEPREISACNTVSYSNTKNKRRKELHRLDVTVITISDSTELDDSSSCQNAYCTLGCICDSLKCSYKLKRHCGRIECMFNCKCDFSKYKYMTSLDNHNCSDIIPGLINLDKTLGQTLAKEEQKFHQTVLVTDDRSILLKSDRRNWKASKKYAEFYSKMHLKTECIETRAFSIVCPKLDCKNIEPWCMVHNLYKCFCKGKFTESMPRVIEENITVENDSALSEQVSSTLGTPNLLSNSKEAFVNETPRNDVIVTRLRRYREDSSYDKNDHVSKVGEKENDVFSDTGYICTRVLPYTGRKYKDEYYKSTNKKIIEMEENDVVLQKKMKSLIGYNTDLELIENINNININNNNIQESNNRVLPSTSKEFSDTVTVYDDQRKKRLPQKTSLVSWLEQSYKEYKQQSEKGLIKFSLEAPRIGKARLYTWEFILTRYREAQNYFLISNQKPHRIFISVNVNKAYFKDCTNISDISLSDIDKYPATVKHLLTNATDLKENFCILKGLAQCWELVGTVTKVNEKRDTQEENQIHQLMISDENDSEFNTSCDNINVEDLPMILVEDGALELEQETCDVVPLISVVQSEIAKSKWFVMKVENDFIELQFIKKGFFVKYESIVKAISAARLYGKTVRLSLQKCLNSQNDPQFGIYAIPNNENSCVFIGPYEKNENLGVETIKKAETVDSLFPESRTSGIWVITNKIDNIKVIDDPLQFIIPTCLNNDKMVALDNEASTKYNEITNDISSNIQINNLHVNKTKKTTIKQVKPIKIRKTDGFYHLTSNGCLKPIKSPKKDLNIKSLLIDSHVKNVTGTVMKKSIQTNYLNKALVSSAKPIAEIAPLIKISNADNIPKVQTKRPESGMFVLKPEEINKRSLETNILNEQPQTSKQHVNYDVNDEISMDIERFLESSVICTQPIDEIFVISDDENEKDHKVIESCKDIWIVCKNIDNLGWLPGKINLEKNISFEFPGFKSSAFYPESEAFEKITQILARKVYVPKHIELQWQVIETEAEIGSIEKLEAEYLISDYILTKNGLRHKSDLKTSLESSKNAKKIKKEKIPRTKHEESGSVMEFSLKKLKQKNKIMEYLEETSQTLEDEGSFLWNETISKREAILASFSETSEEFQNEFSEQLNCILDKITDK; translated from the exons ATGAAAATACCTACATCACGGTGCCTTAAAGTATCGGCAAATTTCTCGAGCATTAATATCACCTTGAATGCGCGCGCatttaaaa ATATCGACTGGGCCATGGAGTGTGATAGAAAAGTTTTCTCGTCAAACATAATTCGATCTGACAATAAAGTACAGAACAATTTGTATGATTTACTCCATATTGTTCCTGTGCAGCCTTTACCAGAGAATACTAGTATTAATACTTCAATTAATGATTGTGGTTTTGTACCAAAAACCGATAAGTTTTATGTACCAAAGAAGAAAAATGGCCGAAAAGTCCTTACAGTCCGTGGAATTCGAAATTCTTTTGAAAGAGATGTTTATAGTTATTTGTTACTTgatttagaaaaacaaaagaatgtTTTGTTACGTAAGATACGATATGGATCTTCAAGAgatgaaaaaacaaaagaacTTGCTATGAACATGTTAAAAACGGATACTCCTATTTCAAAATCAGCGTGGCAAATGTTAATGAATATAAACCCAGCAGAACATACATTTTCCTCTCAATATATTCTTTGGAATGGGAAGAGTATCCAAATAAATGGCAGCAAGGGAGGAAAACACAAATTTATTTGCAAATACGAtgtaggaaaatataaaaattcttcTCAAAAGAAGAGTGGTTCAAAAATCACtaatataagtaaaagaaaacaattactGCACCATTCGCTGAGTGTTAAATTTAAACCAGGTccattgacaaagaaaaaggaTTTAGACATTTCATATCAAAGATATCATTTTGGTGAAATTGATTTAGTAGAGTTACCTGGAACAGGCTTAGAAATTCAACCATCATACGGTAAACCACTACCACCTCTAGtagaaacttttattaataaatcatttttacCAACTGACggctttttaacacaaaaatgggCTAAATTCGCTGTATCGGTTTTAGGTAAAGATGAAAAGGGCAAAGGAGTAAGACAAGATGAAGATTCTTGTGTAACATTTgatctaaattataaatgttttcaAAATAGATTGCTAATGCGTAATGATACGGAATTTTCAAAGATAAGTATGTGTAACAAGAGTGCTAGTATCCCACAAGAAGATTTGTCAATAATATCTGAAGTTCGAAATGTTATGGTTGATGTTCTTAACGCCGTAGAAATAAATTTGAAACAAGATGAGATGTATACTGGAGAAGAAGAACCTCGGGAAATATCAGCTTGCAATACAGTTTCTTACTccaatactaaaaataaacgaAGAAAGGAATTGCATAGACTTGATGTAACCGTAATAACAATTTCCGATTCGACTGAGCTTGACGATTCAAGTAGCTGTCAAAACGCTTACTGCACTTTAGGCTGTATTTGTGATTCGTTAAAATgttcttataaattaaaaagacaTTGTGGGCGGATTGAATGCATGTTCAATTGTAAGTGTgatttttctaaatataaatatatgactTCATTAGATAACCACAATTGTTCTGATATAATTCCTGGGTTGATAAATTTGGATAAAACATTAGGTCAAACATTAGCCAAAGAGGAACAAAAATTTCACCAAACAGTACTAGTAACGGACGATAGaagtattttgttaaaatcagACAGAAGAAACTGGAAAGCGTCAAAAAAGTATGCAGAATTTTATAGCAAAATGCACTTAAAAACTGAGTGTATTGAAACTCGAGCATTTTCTATAGTTTGTCCTAAACTTgattgtaaaaatattgaacCCTGGTGCATGGTTCATAATCTATACAAATGTTTCTGTAAGGGCAAATTCACGGAAAGTATGCCTCGCGTTATAGAAGAAAATATAACAGTGGAAAATGACAGTGCACTTTCAGAGCAAGTTTCGAGTACTTTAGGTACTCCTAATTTACTCTCAAATAGCAAGGAAGCGTTTGTCAACGAAACACCAAGAAATGATGTTATTGTCACTAGGTTGCGCCGGTACCGAGAAGACAGTAGCTATGATAAAAATGATCACGTTTCAAAGGTAGGTGAAAAGGAAAATGACGTTTTCTCTGATACTGGTTACATCTGCACTAGAGTGCTACCTTATACTGGCAGAAAATATAAAgacgaatattataaaagtactaacaaaaaaattatagaaatggAAGAAAACGACGTGGTTTTGCAAAAGAAGATGAAAAGTTTGATCGGTTATAATACTGATTtagaattaattgaaaatattaataatatcaatatcaataataataatatccagGAATCAAATAATAGAGTCTTGCCTTCAACGTCGAAAGAATTTTCAGACACGGTAACTGTATATGACGATCAACGTAAAAAACGCTTGCCACAAAAAACAAGTTTAGTTTCATGGCTTGAACAAAGTTATAAGGAATATAAGCAACAATCTGAAAaaggtttaataaaattttccttAGAAGCGCCGCGTATTGGAAAAGCACGTTTGTATACGTGGGAGTTTATATTAACTAGGTATCGAGAAGcgcaaaattattttcttatttccaaCCAAAAACCTCATCGTATTTTTATATCCGTAAATGTAAACAAAGCATATTTTAAAGACTGCACCAATATAAGTGATATTAGTTTATCTGACATAGATAAATACCCTGCAACTGTAAAACATTTACTCACAAATGCAACAGATCTCAAAGAAAATTTTTGCATTTTGAAAGGATTGGCACAATGTTGGGAACTTGTTGGCACCGTGACAAAAGTAAACGAAAAACGAGATACCCAAGAAGAAAATCAAATACATCAGTTGATGATTTCAGACGAAAATGATTCAGAATTTAATACATCTTGCGACAATATCAATGTGGAAGATTTACCGATGATCCTTGTAGAAGATGGTGCACTTGAATTGGAACAGGAGACTTGTGATGTCGTGCCTCTTATAAGTGTCGTACAGTCTGAAATAGCTAAATCTAAATGGTTCGTTATGAAAGTcgaaaatgattttattgagCTTCAATTCATAAAGAAAGGATTTTTTGTCAAGTATGAAAGTATCGTCAAAGCTATAAGTGCCGCAAGATTGTATGGAAAAACTGTTAGACTTTCTCTACAAAAGTGTTTGAATAGTCAAAATGATCCACAATTTGGAATTTATGCAATACctaataatgaaaattcttgCGTTTTCATAGGACCATACGAAAAAAATGAAAACTTGGGTGTAGAAACTATTAAAAAAGCAGAAACAGTTGATTCTTTATTTCCTGAATCCCGTACAAGTGGGATCTGGGTAATTACgaataaaattgataatataaaagtaattgatGATcctttacaatttataatacctacttgcTTAAACAATGACAAAATGGTCGCACTAGACAATGAAGCATCGACCAAATACAACGAAATAACAAATGATATATcatcaaatatacaaataaataatcttcacgtaaacaaaactaaaaaaacgacAATTAAACAAGTCAAACCTATAAAAATTCGAAAGACTGATGGTTTTTATCATCTTACTTCGAATGGTTGCTTAAAACCAATTAAATCTCCtaaaaaagatttaaatatcAAATCTTTACTGATTGATTCACATGTTAAGAATGTTACGGGTACTGTGATGAAAAAGTCAATACaaactaattatttaaataaggcGCTTGTCTCAAGCGCCAAACCAATTGCAGAAATTGCCCCACTCATCAAAATAAGTAATGCCGATAATATACCTAAAGTACAAACTAAAAGACCAGAAAGTGGTATGTTTGTTTTGAAACCAGAAGAGATTAACAAGAGATCTTTAGAAACAAACATTTTGAACGAACAACCACAAACTAGTAAGCAACATGTGAATTATGATGTGAACGATGAAATTTCAATGGATATTGAAAGATTTTTGGAATCGTCGGTAATTTGTACCCAACCAATAGatgaaatatttgtaatttctgatgatgaaaatgaaaagGATCATAAAGTGATAGAATCATGTAAAGATATATGGATAGTCTGCAAAAACATTGACAATCTCGGTTGGCTACCAGGAAAAATTAATCTTGAAAAAAACATAAGTTTCGAATTTCCAGGTTTTAAGTCTAGTGCATTTTATCCGGAAAGTGAAGCATTCGAAAAAATTACCCA AATATTGGCCAGAAAAGTGTACGTGCCAAAGCATATTGAATTACAATGGCAAGTAATTGAAACTGAAGCTGAAATTGGATCAATTGAAAAGCTCGAGGCAGAGTACTTAATTTCCGATTAT atTTTGACCAAGAACGGACTACGGCATAAGTCTGATCTGAAGACGTCATTGGAATCATCGAAAAACgcgaagaaaataaaaaaagaaaaaatcccAAGAACAAAGCATGAAGAGAGTGGTAGTGTCATGGAATTTTCGCTGAAAAAACTGAAACAA AAGAATAAAATCATGGAGTACCTTGAGGAGACCAGTCAAACGCTTGAAGACGAAGGTTCATTTCTATGGAATGAAACTATATCTAAAAGAGAAGCAATATTGGCGTCATTTTCAGAAACGTCCGAAGAGTTTCAGAATGAATTCAGTGAACAATTGAATTGTATTTTAGACAAAATTACTGATAAATGA
- the LOC112053635 gene encoding uncharacterized protein LOC112053635 isoform X3 — MLKKNIDIDWAMECDRKVFSSNIIRSDNKVQNNLYDLLHIVPVQPLPENTSINTSINDCGFVPKTDKFYVPKKKNGRKVLTVRGIRNSFERDVYSYLLLDLEKQKNVLLRKIRYGSSRDEKTKELAMNMLKTDTPISKSAWQMLMNINPAEHTFSSQYILWNGKSIQINGSKGGKHKFICKYDVGKYKNSSQKKSGSKITNISKRKQLLHHSLSVKFKPGPLTKKKDLDISYQRYHFGEIDLVELPGTGLEIQPSYGKPLPPLVETFINKSFLPTDGFLTQKWAKFAVSVLGKDEKGKGVRQDEDSCVTFDLNYKCFQNRLLMRNDTEFSKISMCNKSASIPQEDLSIISEVRNVMVDVLNAVEINLKQDEMYTGEEEPREISACNTVSYSNTKNKRRKELHRLDVTVITISDSTELDDSSSCQNAYCTLGCICDSLKCSYKLKRHCGRIECMFNCKCDFSKYKYMTSLDNHNCSDIIPGLINLDKTLGQTLAKEEQKFHQTVLVTDDRSILLKSDRRNWKASKKYAEFYSKMHLKTECIETRAFSIVCPKLDCKNIEPWCMVHNLYKCFCKGKFTESMPRVIEENITVENDSALSEQVSSTLGTPNLLSNSKEAFVNETPRNDVIVTRLRRYREDSSYDKNDHVSKVGEKENDVFSDTGYICTRVLPYTGRKYKDEYYKSTNKKIIEMEENDVVLQKKMKSLIGYNTDLELIENINNININNNNIQESNNRVLPSTSKEFSDTVTVYDDQRKKRLPQKTSLVSWLEQSYKEYKQQSEKGLIKFSLEAPRIGKARLYTWEFILTRYREAQNYFLISNQKPHRIFISVNVNKAYFKDCTNISDISLSDIDKYPATVKHLLTNATDLKENFCILKGLAQCWELVGTVTKVNEKRDTQEENQIHQLMISDENDSEFNTSCDNINVEDLPMILVEDGALELEQETCDVVPLISVVQSEIAKSKWFVMKVENDFIELQFIKKGFFVKYESIVKAISAARLYGKTVRLSLQKCLNSQNDPQFGIYAIPNNENSCVFIGPYEKNENLGVETIKKAETVDSLFPESRTSGIWVITNKIDNIKVIDDPLQFIIPTCLNNDKMVALDNEASTKYNEITNDISSNIQINNLHVNKTKKTTIKQVKPIKIRKTDGFYHLTSNGCLKPIKSPKKDLNIKSLLIDSHVKNVTGTVMKKSIQTNYLNKALVSSAKPIAEIAPLIKISNADNIPKVQTKRPESGMFVLKPEEINKRSLETNILNEQPQTSKQHVNYDVNDEISMDIERFLESSVICTQPIDEIFVISDDENEKDHKVIESCKDIWIVCKNIDNLGWLPGKINLEKNISFEFPGFKSSAFYPESEAFEKITQILARKVYVPKHIELQWQVIETEAEIGSIEKLEAEYLISDYILTKNGLRHKSDLKTSLESSKNAKKIKKEKIPRTKHEESGSVMEFSLKKLKQKNKIMEYLEETSQTLEDEGSFLWNETISKREAILASFSETSEEFQNEFSEQLNCILDKITDK, encoded by the exons atgctgaaaaaaaatatcg ATATCGACTGGGCCATGGAGTGTGATAGAAAAGTTTTCTCGTCAAACATAATTCGATCTGACAATAAAGTACAGAACAATTTGTATGATTTACTCCATATTGTTCCTGTGCAGCCTTTACCAGAGAATACTAGTATTAATACTTCAATTAATGATTGTGGTTTTGTACCAAAAACCGATAAGTTTTATGTACCAAAGAAGAAAAATGGCCGAAAAGTCCTTACAGTCCGTGGAATTCGAAATTCTTTTGAAAGAGATGTTTATAGTTATTTGTTACTTgatttagaaaaacaaaagaatgtTTTGTTACGTAAGATACGATATGGATCTTCAAGAgatgaaaaaacaaaagaacTTGCTATGAACATGTTAAAAACGGATACTCCTATTTCAAAATCAGCGTGGCAAATGTTAATGAATATAAACCCAGCAGAACATACATTTTCCTCTCAATATATTCTTTGGAATGGGAAGAGTATCCAAATAAATGGCAGCAAGGGAGGAAAACACAAATTTATTTGCAAATACGAtgtaggaaaatataaaaattcttcTCAAAAGAAGAGTGGTTCAAAAATCACtaatataagtaaaagaaaacaattactGCACCATTCGCTGAGTGTTAAATTTAAACCAGGTccattgacaaagaaaaaggaTTTAGACATTTCATATCAAAGATATCATTTTGGTGAAATTGATTTAGTAGAGTTACCTGGAACAGGCTTAGAAATTCAACCATCATACGGTAAACCACTACCACCTCTAGtagaaacttttattaataaatcatttttacCAACTGACggctttttaacacaaaaatgggCTAAATTCGCTGTATCGGTTTTAGGTAAAGATGAAAAGGGCAAAGGAGTAAGACAAGATGAAGATTCTTGTGTAACATTTgatctaaattataaatgttttcaAAATAGATTGCTAATGCGTAATGATACGGAATTTTCAAAGATAAGTATGTGTAACAAGAGTGCTAGTATCCCACAAGAAGATTTGTCAATAATATCTGAAGTTCGAAATGTTATGGTTGATGTTCTTAACGCCGTAGAAATAAATTTGAAACAAGATGAGATGTATACTGGAGAAGAAGAACCTCGGGAAATATCAGCTTGCAATACAGTTTCTTACTccaatactaaaaataaacgaAGAAAGGAATTGCATAGACTTGATGTAACCGTAATAACAATTTCCGATTCGACTGAGCTTGACGATTCAAGTAGCTGTCAAAACGCTTACTGCACTTTAGGCTGTATTTGTGATTCGTTAAAATgttcttataaattaaaaagacaTTGTGGGCGGATTGAATGCATGTTCAATTGTAAGTGTgatttttctaaatataaatatatgactTCATTAGATAACCACAATTGTTCTGATATAATTCCTGGGTTGATAAATTTGGATAAAACATTAGGTCAAACATTAGCCAAAGAGGAACAAAAATTTCACCAAACAGTACTAGTAACGGACGATAGaagtattttgttaaaatcagACAGAAGAAACTGGAAAGCGTCAAAAAAGTATGCAGAATTTTATAGCAAAATGCACTTAAAAACTGAGTGTATTGAAACTCGAGCATTTTCTATAGTTTGTCCTAAACTTgattgtaaaaatattgaacCCTGGTGCATGGTTCATAATCTATACAAATGTTTCTGTAAGGGCAAATTCACGGAAAGTATGCCTCGCGTTATAGAAGAAAATATAACAGTGGAAAATGACAGTGCACTTTCAGAGCAAGTTTCGAGTACTTTAGGTACTCCTAATTTACTCTCAAATAGCAAGGAAGCGTTTGTCAACGAAACACCAAGAAATGATGTTATTGTCACTAGGTTGCGCCGGTACCGAGAAGACAGTAGCTATGATAAAAATGATCACGTTTCAAAGGTAGGTGAAAAGGAAAATGACGTTTTCTCTGATACTGGTTACATCTGCACTAGAGTGCTACCTTATACTGGCAGAAAATATAAAgacgaatattataaaagtactaacaaaaaaattatagaaatggAAGAAAACGACGTGGTTTTGCAAAAGAAGATGAAAAGTTTGATCGGTTATAATACTGATTtagaattaattgaaaatattaataatatcaatatcaataataataatatccagGAATCAAATAATAGAGTCTTGCCTTCAACGTCGAAAGAATTTTCAGACACGGTAACTGTATATGACGATCAACGTAAAAAACGCTTGCCACAAAAAACAAGTTTAGTTTCATGGCTTGAACAAAGTTATAAGGAATATAAGCAACAATCTGAAAaaggtttaataaaattttccttAGAAGCGCCGCGTATTGGAAAAGCACGTTTGTATACGTGGGAGTTTATATTAACTAGGTATCGAGAAGcgcaaaattattttcttatttccaaCCAAAAACCTCATCGTATTTTTATATCCGTAAATGTAAACAAAGCATATTTTAAAGACTGCACCAATATAAGTGATATTAGTTTATCTGACATAGATAAATACCCTGCAACTGTAAAACATTTACTCACAAATGCAACAGATCTCAAAGAAAATTTTTGCATTTTGAAAGGATTGGCACAATGTTGGGAACTTGTTGGCACCGTGACAAAAGTAAACGAAAAACGAGATACCCAAGAAGAAAATCAAATACATCAGTTGATGATTTCAGACGAAAATGATTCAGAATTTAATACATCTTGCGACAATATCAATGTGGAAGATTTACCGATGATCCTTGTAGAAGATGGTGCACTTGAATTGGAACAGGAGACTTGTGATGTCGTGCCTCTTATAAGTGTCGTACAGTCTGAAATAGCTAAATCTAAATGGTTCGTTATGAAAGTcgaaaatgattttattgagCTTCAATTCATAAAGAAAGGATTTTTTGTCAAGTATGAAAGTATCGTCAAAGCTATAAGTGCCGCAAGATTGTATGGAAAAACTGTTAGACTTTCTCTACAAAAGTGTTTGAATAGTCAAAATGATCCACAATTTGGAATTTATGCAATACctaataatgaaaattcttgCGTTTTCATAGGACCATACGAAAAAAATGAAAACTTGGGTGTAGAAACTATTAAAAAAGCAGAAACAGTTGATTCTTTATTTCCTGAATCCCGTACAAGTGGGATCTGGGTAATTACgaataaaattgataatataaaagtaattgatGATcctttacaatttataatacctacttgcTTAAACAATGACAAAATGGTCGCACTAGACAATGAAGCATCGACCAAATACAACGAAATAACAAATGATATATcatcaaatatacaaataaataatcttcacgtaaacaaaactaaaaaaacgacAATTAAACAAGTCAAACCTATAAAAATTCGAAAGACTGATGGTTTTTATCATCTTACTTCGAATGGTTGCTTAAAACCAATTAAATCTCCtaaaaaagatttaaatatcAAATCTTTACTGATTGATTCACATGTTAAGAATGTTACGGGTACTGTGATGAAAAAGTCAATACaaactaattatttaaataaggcGCTTGTCTCAAGCGCCAAACCAATTGCAGAAATTGCCCCACTCATCAAAATAAGTAATGCCGATAATATACCTAAAGTACAAACTAAAAGACCAGAAAGTGGTATGTTTGTTTTGAAACCAGAAGAGATTAACAAGAGATCTTTAGAAACAAACATTTTGAACGAACAACCACAAACTAGTAAGCAACATGTGAATTATGATGTGAACGATGAAATTTCAATGGATATTGAAAGATTTTTGGAATCGTCGGTAATTTGTACCCAACCAATAGatgaaatatttgtaatttctgatgatgaaaatgaaaagGATCATAAAGTGATAGAATCATGTAAAGATATATGGATAGTCTGCAAAAACATTGACAATCTCGGTTGGCTACCAGGAAAAATTAATCTTGAAAAAAACATAAGTTTCGAATTTCCAGGTTTTAAGTCTAGTGCATTTTATCCGGAAAGTGAAGCATTCGAAAAAATTACCCA AATATTGGCCAGAAAAGTGTACGTGCCAAAGCATATTGAATTACAATGGCAAGTAATTGAAACTGAAGCTGAAATTGGATCAATTGAAAAGCTCGAGGCAGAGTACTTAATTTCCGATTAT atTTTGACCAAGAACGGACTACGGCATAAGTCTGATCTGAAGACGTCATTGGAATCATCGAAAAACgcgaagaaaataaaaaaagaaaaaatcccAAGAACAAAGCATGAAGAGAGTGGTAGTGTCATGGAATTTTCGCTGAAAAAACTGAAACAA AAGAATAAAATCATGGAGTACCTTGAGGAGACCAGTCAAACGCTTGAAGACGAAGGTTCATTTCTATGGAATGAAACTATATCTAAAAGAGAAGCAATATTGGCGTCATTTTCAGAAACGTCCGAAGAGTTTCAGAATGAATTCAGTGAACAATTGAATTGTATTTTAGACAAAATTACTGATAAATGA